A genomic segment from Coccinella septempunctata chromosome 3, icCocSept1.1, whole genome shotgun sequence encodes:
- the LOC123309362 gene encoding 39S ribosomal protein L17, mitochondrial: MNQADVSKLVSRLKTKVNPRLRKFRNPNGPEGRLHKLRKTVTALFKYERIELNYPRADEARMYAERLISEALRHGDCHKTTMELADYWLIEKQLVHKLFKVFVPRYQDYNISYTKLYRAPRPPYPMDQHPKAVLELRGHPYPTLLPDNSSNKNLLHNVLLEEAKKAYRAKKYAEIAAKIDSVEKKLESVSLESDNAKVVNTVETPN, from the exons ATGAATCAAGCCGATGTTTCTAAATTAGTTTCTAGATTAAAAACGAAGGTAAATCCTCGTCTCAGAAAATTTCGAAATCCTAATGGTCCCGAGGGTAGATTACATAAACTCAGAAAAACAGTCACTGCATTATTCAAATATGAAAGGATAGAGCTGAATTATCCCAGGGCAGATGAGGCTCGAATGTATGCTGAGAGA CTGATTTCGGAAGCTCTGCGCCATGGGGACTGTCATAAAACCACAATGGAATTGGCTGATTATTGGCTAATCGAAAAACAGTTGGTTCACAAATTGTTCAAAGTATTTGTTCCCAGGTACCAGGACTATAATATATCATACACAAAATTATACAGAGCACCCAGGCCGCCTTATCCTATGGATCAGCATCCCAAAGCTGTCTTGGAATTGAGAGGTCATCCATATCCAACATTATTACCTGATAACAGTTCAAATAAAAACTTATTACACAATGTACTTCTAGAAGAAGCAAAGAAAGCGTATAGAGCTAAAAAGTATGCTGAAATTGCAGCTAAAATTGATTCTGTTGAGAAAAAACTAGAAAGTGTTAGTTTAGAATCAGATAATGCAAAAGTTGTCAATACAGTAGAAACTCCAAATTAA